In a single window of the Delftia tsuruhatensis genome:
- a CDS encoding alpha/beta fold hydrolase — MLSSCMTDQPESLSETRVATPQGRIYVRRWRAPSSGDGPAARAPIVLLHDSLGSVALWRDFPQQLAQATQRDVLAYDRLGFGQSDPYPGTLGPGFVAEEARTAFAAVHQALGLEGFIVLGHSVGGGMAAMVAARFGGQCKALVTESAQAFVEERTLQGIRAARDDFARPGQLDRLRKYHGDKAAWVLSAWVDTWLSEPFAGYRLDEALEQVCCPVLVIHGERDEFGSLVHPERIRDRARGPVEVEIVAAGGHVPHREQPERIAQRIARFLERV, encoded by the coding sequence ATGCTTTCCTCGTGCATGACCGATCAACCCGAATCCTTGAGCGAAACCCGCGTTGCCACGCCCCAGGGGCGGATCTATGTCAGGCGCTGGCGGGCGCCGTCATCCGGTGATGGGCCCGCGGCGCGTGCGCCCATCGTGCTGTTGCACGATTCCCTGGGGTCGGTGGCGCTGTGGCGTGATTTCCCGCAGCAATTGGCCCAGGCCACGCAGCGCGATGTGCTGGCCTATGACCGGTTGGGCTTCGGCCAGTCGGACCCGTATCCGGGGACGCTGGGCCCGGGCTTCGTGGCCGAGGAAGCGCGCACGGCATTCGCCGCCGTGCACCAGGCGCTGGGCCTGGAGGGGTTCATCGTGCTGGGCCACAGCGTGGGAGGCGGCATGGCCGCCATGGTGGCCGCACGCTTTGGCGGGCAGTGCAAGGCGCTCGTGACGGAGTCCGCACAGGCTTTCGTGGAGGAGCGGACGTTGCAGGGCATACGGGCTGCCCGGGACGACTTCGCCCGGCCCGGCCAGCTTGACCGGTTGCGCAAATACCATGGCGACAAGGCGGCCTGGGTGCTGTCGGCCTGGGTCGACACCTGGCTGTCCGAGCCTTTCGCCGGCTACCGGCTGGACGAGGCGCTGGAGCAGGTGTGCTGCCCGGTGCTGGTCATCCATGGAGAGCGCGACGAGTTCGGCTCCCTGGTGCATCCCGAGCGCATCCGGGACCGGGCACGTGGACCGGTGGAGGTGGAGATCGTCGCGGCAGGCGGCCATGTGCCCCACCGCGAGCAGCCCGAGCGCATCGCCCAGCGCATTGCCCGTTTCCTGGAGCGGGTCTGA
- a CDS encoding acetamidase/formamidase family protein: MHDDPRRFSTHAFPDALRQAALNEALSRAGIHGEAHTPPATHLALRSSPLGSVFITLATSPLTLRGVATRLRGPGLLLCTLLQGSAEATIEEAAFPLKAGSALLLEPDRDWQLRLPGDGRLLLARLESSSFLLRLLRSCPPEARHIGGTGGVGAMCMAMAASLAEQIDTLAQDDLLSVEATLTDMLVTCLTPRAGSPDQGQAEATEPPSAVQLGHLRRICRAIETRLGDVELSIDAIADAEGLSTRYLQKLFKGAATSFSSYLRERRLERCRMDLSNRSLQHLSIAELCFRWGFGDAANFSRAFTARYGLSPKAYRTHPAREQDAPPGQRGRPSPAESVVQGAEPATARSAHSPFQALLRDHARYAQALALVPKRSAHADGGGASAQHYYLPVSDKTVHWGYLSRSLKPVLSVRSGDVVTMETLTQHASDDWERMIEGDPGAESVFHWTAAQKAVDRRGAGPMDASIYGRGAGEGFGVHICTGPIYVHEAEPGDLLEIRILDVQPRPSCSPAHHGRVFGSNAAAWWGFHYRDQIMEPRQREVVTIYEIDHAVPEEPTARAVYNYRWTPQTDPFGVVHATIDYPGVPVDPASITRRFGVLDKARVPLRPHFGMLAVAPREAGLIDSIPPSYFGGNLDNWRAGKGATLYLPVSVPGALFSVGDPHASQGDSELCGTAIECSLTGSFELRVHKRAALDNRFLAELDHPFLETDSEWVIQGFSFTDHLAELGSQAQSQVYRKSSLEGAMRDAFHKTRRYLMLAHGLDEDEAVSLISVAVDFAVTQVVDGNWGVHAVIKKTLFPPELSASAQAGR; encoded by the coding sequence ATGCACGACGATCCAAGACGCTTTTCCACCCACGCATTTCCCGATGCCCTGCGACAGGCTGCGCTCAATGAGGCGCTGTCCAGGGCCGGCATCCATGGCGAGGCACATACACCGCCAGCCACCCATCTGGCCCTGCGCAGCTCGCCGCTGGGATCGGTTTTCATCACGCTGGCCACCTCGCCGCTGACACTGCGGGGCGTGGCCACGCGGTTGCGCGGACCGGGCCTGCTCCTGTGCACCCTGCTGCAGGGCAGCGCCGAGGCGACGATCGAGGAGGCCGCGTTCCCTCTCAAGGCTGGCTCCGCCCTGCTGCTGGAGCCGGACCGGGACTGGCAACTGCGGTTGCCCGGCGATGGCCGCCTGCTGCTTGCGCGGCTGGAGTCCTCCAGCTTCCTGTTGCGCCTGCTGCGCTCGTGCCCGCCCGAGGCCAGGCACATCGGCGGGACAGGCGGCGTGGGTGCCATGTGCATGGCCATGGCGGCCTCGCTGGCAGAGCAGATCGACACCCTGGCGCAGGACGATCTGCTGTCGGTGGAGGCCACGCTCACCGACATGCTGGTCACCTGCCTGACACCCCGCGCCGGCAGCCCCGACCAGGGGCAGGCCGAGGCGACCGAGCCGCCAAGCGCCGTGCAGCTTGGCCATTTGCGCCGCATCTGCCGTGCCATCGAAACCCGGCTGGGCGATGTCGAGCTGTCCATCGATGCCATCGCCGACGCCGAAGGGCTGTCCACGCGCTATCTGCAAAAGCTGTTCAAGGGGGCGGCCACCAGCTTCAGCAGCTACCTGCGCGAGCGCCGGCTGGAGCGCTGCCGCATGGACCTGAGCAACCGCTCGCTGCAGCATCTCTCCATCGCCGAGCTGTGCTTTCGCTGGGGCTTTGGCGATGCCGCCAACTTCAGCCGTGCCTTCACGGCCCGCTATGGCCTGTCCCCCAAGGCCTATCGCACCCATCCGGCGCGCGAGCAGGATGCGCCGCCCGGCCAGCGCGGGCGTCCCTCGCCCGCCGAGAGTGTCGTGCAGGGGGCCGAACCGGCCACCGCGCGCTCGGCGCACAGCCCCTTCCAGGCCCTGTTGCGCGACCATGCACGCTATGCCCAGGCGCTGGCCCTGGTGCCCAAACGCTCGGCGCACGCAGACGGCGGCGGTGCGTCGGCCCAGCACTACTACCTGCCGGTCTCCGACAAGACCGTGCACTGGGGCTACCTGAGCCGCTCGCTCAAGCCCGTGCTGTCGGTGCGCTCGGGCGACGTGGTGACCATGGAGACGCTGACCCAGCATGCCTCGGACGACTGGGAGCGCATGATCGAAGGAGACCCGGGTGCCGAAAGCGTGTTCCACTGGACCGCAGCCCAGAAGGCCGTGGACCGGCGCGGCGCAGGCCCGATGGACGCCTCGATCTACGGCCGCGGCGCGGGCGAGGGCTTCGGCGTGCACATCTGCACCGGCCCCATCTATGTGCATGAGGCCGAGCCCGGCGACCTGCTGGAGATACGCATCCTCGACGTGCAGCCGCGCCCCAGCTGCAGCCCCGCCCACCACGGCCGTGTCTTCGGCAGCAACGCCGCCGCCTGGTGGGGCTTTCACTATCGCGACCAGATCATGGAGCCGCGCCAGCGCGAAGTGGTCACCATCTACGAAATCGACCATGCAGTGCCCGAGGAGCCGACGGCCCGCGCTGTCTACAACTACCGCTGGACGCCGCAGACCGACCCCTTCGGTGTGGTCCATGCGACCATCGACTACCCGGGCGTGCCCGTGGACCCCGCCAGCATCACCCGGCGCTTCGGCGTGCTGGACAAGGCCCGCGTGCCGCTGCGCCCGCATTTCGGCATGCTGGCCGTGGCGCCGCGCGAGGCCGGCCTGATCGACTCCATACCGCCGAGCTACTTCGGTGGCAACCTGGACAACTGGCGCGCCGGCAAGGGCGCCACCCTCTACCTGCCCGTATCGGTGCCGGGCGCGCTGTTTTCGGTGGGAGACCCGCACGCCTCCCAAGGCGACTCGGAGCTATGCGGCACGGCCATCGAATGCTCGCTGACCGGCAGCTTCGAGCTGCGGGTGCACAAGCGCGCCGCGCTGGACAACCGTTTCCTCGCGGAACTGGACCACCCTTTCCTGGAGACCGACTCCGAATGGGTGATACAGGGCTTCAGTTTCACCGACCACCTGGCCGAACTGGGCAGCCAGGCGCAGTCCCAGGTCTATCGCAAGTCATCGCTGGAAGGAGCCATGCGCGACGCCTTCCACAAGACCAGGCGCTATCTGATGCTGGCCCATGGGCTCGACGAGGACGAGGCCGTATCGCTGATCTCCGTCGCCGTGGACTTCGCCGTGACGCAAGTGGTGGACGGCAACTGGGGCGTGCACGCCGTGATCAAGAAGACGCTGTTCCCGCCCGAACTCTCGGCGTCCGCGCAGGCGGGCCGCTGA
- a CDS encoding acetamidase/formamidase family protein has product MTIPHQEHICGPGCQHGASPADERLIREEFQVARRSFLRDAMVVGGGAVSAGAISGAMAPSRAFAQGTAGARTGQGMASHYYIPASASTVLWGYFSRSAKPVVEVESGDYVTMETLTHHANDDAERMVRGDPGAESVFHWDSQRKSVDRRGAGPMDAKNGAGGGQGVHICTGPVRIKGAQPGDVLEVRIIDVVPRPSGNPQFKGRTFGSNAAANWGFHYGDTLTEPRKREVVTIYEVDATGERNWARAVYNYRWTPQTDPFGVVHPTIDYPGVPVDHRTISKNENVLRNIRVPVRPHFGTIGVAPAEVEMASSIPPNHTGGNIDNWRIGKGATMYFPVAVPGANFTVGDPHASQGDSELCGTAIECSLTGTFQLILHKKADLPGTPLAELAYPLLETQDEWLLHGFSYANYLAELGPDAQNQIFKKSSVDLALRDAYHKMRHFLMTTQGLGEDEAISLMSIAVDFGITQVVDGNWGVHALVKKSIFPARGT; this is encoded by the coding sequence ATGACCATCCCCCACCAAGAACATATCTGCGGCCCGGGCTGCCAGCACGGCGCTTCGCCAGCCGATGAGAGGCTGATCCGCGAGGAATTCCAGGTCGCGCGCCGCTCTTTCCTGCGCGACGCCATGGTGGTCGGCGGCGGCGCGGTCTCGGCCGGCGCCATCAGCGGCGCGATGGCGCCGTCACGGGCCTTTGCCCAGGGCACGGCTGGCGCCCGGACCGGCCAGGGCATGGCCAGCCACTACTACATTCCCGCCTCTGCCAGCACCGTGCTCTGGGGCTACTTCAGCAGATCGGCCAAGCCGGTGGTCGAAGTCGAATCGGGTGACTACGTGACCATGGAGACGCTGACCCACCATGCCAATGACGATGCCGAACGCATGGTCCGTGGCGACCCTGGCGCCGAGAGCGTGTTCCACTGGGACAGCCAGCGCAAGAGCGTCGATCGCCGGGGCGCCGGTCCCATGGATGCCAAGAACGGCGCCGGCGGCGGCCAGGGCGTGCACATCTGCACGGGGCCGGTGCGCATCAAGGGCGCGCAGCCCGGCGACGTGCTGGAAGTGCGCATCATCGATGTGGTGCCCCGCCCCTCGGGCAACCCGCAGTTCAAGGGCCGGACCTTCGGCAGCAACGCGGCGGCGAACTGGGGCTTTCACTATGGCGATACGCTCACCGAGCCCCGAAAGCGCGAGGTGGTCACCATCTACGAGGTGGATGCGACCGGCGAGCGCAACTGGGCCCGCGCCGTCTACAACTACCGCTGGACGCCGCAGACCGACCCCTTCGGCGTGGTCCACCCGACCATCGACTATCCGGGCGTGCCCGTGGACCACCGCACGATCAGCAAGAACGAAAACGTGCTGCGCAATATCCGCGTTCCCGTGCGCCCGCACTTCGGCACCATCGGCGTGGCGCCGGCCGAGGTGGAGATGGCCAGTTCCATCCCGCCCAACCACACGGGCGGCAACATCGACAACTGGCGCATCGGCAAGGGGGCGACCATGTATTTCCCCGTGGCCGTGCCGGGGGCCAACTTCACCGTGGGCGATCCGCATGCCTCGCAGGGGGACTCCGAGCTGTGCGGCACGGCCATCGAATGCTCGCTGACCGGCACTTTCCAGCTGATCCTGCACAAGAAGGCGGACCTGCCCGGAACGCCGCTGGCCGAGCTGGCCTATCCGCTGCTCGAAACCCAGGACGAATGGCTGCTGCACGGCTTCAGTTACGCCAACTACCTGGCGGAACTGGGACCGGATGCGCAAAACCAGATCTTCAAGAAATCTTCCGTGGACCTGGCGCTGCGCGATGCCTATCACAAGATGCGCCACTTCCTCATGACCACCCAGGGGCTGGGCGAGGACGAGGCCATCTCGCTGATGTCGATCGCCGTGGACTTCGGCATCACCCAGGTGGTGGATGGCAACTGGGGCGTGCACGCGCTCGTGAAGAAGAGCATCTTCCCCGCGCGCGGCACGTGA
- a CDS encoding alpha/beta fold hydrolase translates to MKIDVQGHSIYAYTGGKAFNPAQPTAILIHGVLCDHSVWALQSRYLANHGWNVLALDLPGHCKSAGDAPESVEAAADFIGRLMDAAGLEQAALVGHSWGSLIAMEAAARLGARISHLVLVGTAFPMKVSPALLESALQTPEQAIHMVNVFSRATLAPPSGAGSWVFGAGMALGRRVLASNDRTNLLHTGFKACDSYAGGEAAMAALQCPVLFALGEQDQMTPPKAAKGLIEAARAAQRQVSIVHLPSGHNQMTEAPDQTLFAIRDFLAR, encoded by the coding sequence ATGAAGATCGACGTACAGGGCCATTCCATCTACGCCTACACCGGCGGCAAGGCCTTCAATCCGGCACAGCCCACGGCCATCCTGATCCACGGAGTGCTGTGCGACCACAGCGTCTGGGCGCTGCAAAGCCGCTACCTGGCCAACCATGGCTGGAACGTGCTGGCCCTGGACCTGCCCGGCCACTGCAAGAGCGCGGGCGACGCACCCGAGAGCGTGGAGGCGGCCGCGGACTTCATCGGCCGACTGATGGACGCCGCCGGCCTGGAGCAGGCCGCGCTGGTCGGCCACAGCTGGGGCAGCCTGATCGCCATGGAGGCCGCCGCCCGCCTGGGTGCGCGCATCAGCCACCTGGTGCTGGTGGGCACGGCCTTCCCGATGAAAGTCTCGCCCGCGCTGCTGGAGTCGGCGCTGCAAACGCCCGAACAGGCCATCCACATGGTCAACGTGTTCTCGCGCGCCACGCTGGCTCCGCCCAGCGGCGCAGGCAGCTGGGTGTTCGGCGCCGGCATGGCGCTGGGCCGGCGCGTGCTGGCCAGCAACGACCGCACCAACCTGCTGCACACCGGCTTCAAGGCCTGCGACAGCTACGCCGGCGGCGAAGCCGCCATGGCGGCCCTGCAATGCCCCGTGCTGTTCGCGCTGGGCGAACAGGACCAGATGACGCCGCCCAAGGCCGCCAAGGGCCTGATCGAGGCAGCCCGGGCCGCGCAGCGCCAGGTCAGCATCGTGCACCTGCCCAGCGGCCACAACCAGATGACCGAGGCGCCCGACCAGACGCTGTTCGCCATCCGGGACTTCCTGGCACGCTGA
- a CDS encoding O-acetylhomoserine aminocarboxypropyltransferase — MPGYSDPGFDTLALHAGAQPDPATGARATPIHLTTSFVFESSDHAASLFNLERPGHVYSRISNPTNAVLEQRVSALEGGVGAIAVASGQAALHLSVATLMGAGSHIVASTALYGGSQNLLHYTLARFGIETTFVKPSDIDAWRAAVRPNTRLFFGETVGNPGLDVLDIPTVSAIAHEAGVPLLVDSTLTSPWLIKPFEHGADIVYHSATKFLSGHGTVVGGIVVDGGSFDWEKSGRFPELTQPYDGFHNMVFSEESSTGAFLLRARREGLRDFGACMSPHTAWLILQGIETLPLRMERHMRNTEKVVQFLASHPLVSRVGHPLLDSHPSHQLAQKLLPRGAGSVFSFDIRGNRNQGKKFIETLKVFSHLANVGDCRSLVIHPASTTHFRMSDEALAGAGISQGTIRLSIGLEDADDLIDDLKRALKAAEKAA; from the coding sequence ATGCCCGGCTACTCGGACCCCGGCTTTGACACCCTGGCGCTGCACGCGGGCGCCCAGCCCGACCCCGCCACCGGCGCGCGCGCCACGCCCATCCATCTGACGACCTCGTTCGTCTTCGAGTCCAGCGACCATGCGGCCTCGCTGTTCAACCTGGAGCGCCCCGGCCACGTCTACAGCCGCATCTCCAATCCCACCAACGCGGTGCTGGAGCAGCGCGTCTCGGCCCTGGAAGGCGGCGTGGGCGCGATTGCGGTGGCCAGCGGCCAGGCGGCGCTGCACCTGTCGGTGGCCACGCTCATGGGCGCGGGCAGCCACATCGTGGCCAGCACGGCGCTGTACGGCGGCTCGCAGAACCTGCTGCACTACACGCTGGCGCGCTTCGGCATAGAGACCACCTTCGTCAAGCCCAGCGACATCGACGCCTGGCGCGCCGCCGTGCGCCCCAACACCCGACTGTTCTTCGGCGAGACCGTGGGCAATCCCGGCCTGGATGTGCTGGACATTCCCACCGTCTCGGCCATCGCCCATGAGGCCGGCGTGCCGCTGCTGGTGGACTCCACGCTGACCTCGCCCTGGCTGATCAAGCCTTTCGAGCACGGTGCGGACATCGTCTACCACTCGGCCACCAAGTTCCTGTCGGGCCACGGCACCGTGGTCGGCGGCATCGTGGTGGACGGCGGCAGCTTCGACTGGGAAAAGTCCGGGCGCTTCCCCGAGCTGACCCAGCCCTACGACGGCTTCCACAACATGGTGTTCAGCGAGGAAAGCAGCACCGGCGCCTTCCTGCTGCGCGCGCGCCGCGAAGGCCTGCGCGACTTCGGCGCCTGCATGAGCCCGCACACGGCCTGGCTGATCCTGCAGGGCATCGAGACCCTGCCGCTGCGCATGGAACGCCACATGCGCAATACGGAGAAGGTCGTGCAGTTCCTGGCCAGCCACCCGCTGGTCAGCCGCGTGGGCCATCCCCTTCTCGATTCACACCCCTCGCACCAGCTCGCGCAGAAGCTGCTGCCGCGTGGTGCCGGTTCGGTGTTCAGCTTCGACATCCGGGGCAACCGCAACCAGGGCAAGAAGTTCATCGAGACGCTCAAGGTCTTCAGCCACCTGGCCAACGTGGGCGACTGCCGCAGCCTGGTCATCCACCCGGCCAGCACCACGCATTTCCGCATGAGCGACGAGGCGCTGGCCGGCGCGGGCATCAGCCAGGGAACCATTCGCCTGTCCATCGGACTGGAGGATGCCGATGACCTGATCGACGATCTCAAGCGCGCCCTCAAGGCCGCCGAGAAGGCTGCATAA
- a CDS encoding CBS domain-containing protein, with translation MKVSDILRVKGNTLYTVSPDESLASAVQVMSERDIGSLVVMEHGDVVGMLTFREVIQGFVKHGGVGETLVRSAMDDAPMTCTMETEMDEVRRMMLDRHARYMPVMDKRMLMGVISLYDVAKAVVDSQNFENRMLKAYIRDWPEGERQGAD, from the coding sequence ATGAAAGTAAGTGACATCCTGCGCGTCAAGGGCAACACCCTCTACACGGTGTCCCCGGACGAGAGCCTGGCCAGCGCGGTCCAGGTCATGTCGGAGCGCGACATCGGCTCCCTGGTGGTCATGGAGCATGGCGATGTGGTCGGCATGCTGACTTTCCGCGAGGTGATCCAGGGCTTCGTCAAGCACGGCGGCGTGGGCGAGACCCTGGTGCGTTCGGCCATGGACGACGCGCCCATGACCTGCACCATGGAGACCGAGATGGACGAGGTACGCCGCATGATGCTGGACCGCCACGCCCGCTACATGCCCGTGATGGACAAGCGCATGCTGATGGGTGTTATCAGCCTGTACGACGTGGCCAAGGCCGTGGTGGACAGCCAGAACTTCGAGAACCGCATGCTCAAGGCCTACATCCGAGACTGGCCCGAAGGCGAGCGCCAGGGCGCGGACTGA
- a CDS encoding amidase yields the protein MPLSIESPSRLQLREAAMQCALPVDSASLDAYDRLVQPLAACYRLLDATPFDVAPSPGARDASRPEAAQDPLNAWYRRTDIVGAAQGALAGRSVALKDNIFLAGVPMMNGNAVIDGYVPSFDATVVTRLLAAGARIKGKAVCENLCLSANSFTSASGPVHNPHRRGYSAGGSSSGCGALVGAGQVDMAIGGDQGGSIRLPAALCGIYGMKPTFGLVPYTGALPMEPTIDHLGPMTNCVADNALLLEVIAGDDGVDPRQRNVRTQRYTEALGQPIAGMRIAVVEEGFAMPGAHPGVHQRVRQAAAHLQRLGATVESVSLPVHARAAGACRPILLEGALRTLFGGDGFGTGRHDRYPEDLMVRFRKGHAQALDTLPLTVRAALVAGTHLTRMNGHRYYARAINFGHSLRAGYDALLQGFDALLMPTTPSVAQRLPEGQAETLAFVEATAGMVANTLPFNVTGHPAMSLPCGCIDGLPVGAMLVARHFAESTIYRIAHAHEQSVDWRAL from the coding sequence GTGCCCTTGTCCATCGAATCCCCTTCCCGGTTGCAGCTGCGCGAAGCGGCCATGCAATGCGCGCTGCCCGTGGACAGCGCCTCGCTGGATGCCTATGACCGCCTCGTGCAGCCGCTGGCCGCCTGCTACCGGCTGCTGGATGCCACCCCCTTCGATGTGGCGCCTTCGCCGGGTGCAAGAGATGCCTCGCGGCCCGAGGCGGCGCAGGATCCGCTGAACGCCTGGTACCGCCGCACGGACATCGTCGGTGCGGCGCAGGGCGCGCTGGCCGGGCGCAGCGTGGCGCTCAAGGACAACATCTTCCTGGCCGGCGTGCCCATGATGAACGGCAATGCCGTGATCGATGGCTACGTGCCGTCCTTCGATGCCACCGTGGTCACCCGGCTGCTGGCCGCTGGCGCCCGTATCAAGGGCAAGGCGGTCTGCGAGAACCTGTGCCTGTCGGCCAACAGCTTCACCAGTGCCAGCGGACCCGTGCACAACCCGCACCGGCGAGGCTATTCGGCCGGTGGCTCTTCCTCGGGCTGCGGAGCACTGGTGGGCGCCGGCCAGGTGGACATGGCCATCGGTGGCGACCAGGGAGGCTCCATCCGGCTGCCGGCGGCGCTGTGCGGCATCTACGGCATGAAACCGACCTTCGGCCTGGTGCCCTATACCGGCGCGCTGCCGATGGAGCCCACCATAGACCACCTGGGGCCGATGACGAACTGCGTGGCCGACAACGCGCTGCTGCTGGAGGTGATCGCCGGCGACGATGGCGTGGACCCGCGCCAGCGCAACGTGCGCACGCAGCGCTATACCGAGGCGCTGGGACAACCCATCGCGGGCATGCGCATCGCCGTGGTGGAGGAGGGCTTTGCCATGCCGGGGGCCCATCCCGGGGTCCATCAGCGTGTGCGCCAGGCCGCAGCGCATCTGCAGCGGCTGGGTGCGACCGTGGAGTCCGTCTCGCTGCCCGTGCATGCGCGTGCCGCCGGCGCATGCCGGCCCATTTTGCTGGAAGGTGCCTTGCGAACGCTGTTCGGTGGCGACGGCTTCGGCACCGGGCGCCATGACCGCTATCCCGAGGATCTCATGGTGCGCTTTCGCAAGGGGCATGCCCAGGCGCTGGACACGCTGCCCCTGACCGTGCGGGCCGCGCTGGTGGCGGGCACGCACCTGACCCGCATGAACGGGCACCGCTACTATGCCCGCGCCATCAATTTCGGCCACAGCCTGCGCGCAGGCTACGACGCGCTGCTACAGGGCTTCGATGCGCTGCTGATGCCGACCACGCCGTCGGTGGCCCAGCGCCTGCCGGAAGGGCAGGCCGAGACGCTGGCTTTCGTGGAAGCGACCGCGGGCATGGTGGCCAACACGCTGCCGTTCAACGTGACCGGCCATCCGGCCATGTCCCTGCCTTGCGGATGCATCGACGGCCTGCCGGTGGGCGCCATGCTGGTGGCCCGGCATTTCGCCGAGTCCACCATCTACCGCATCGCCCACGCCCATGAGCAGTCCGTGGACTGGCGTGCCCTGTAG
- a CDS encoding Bug family tripartite tricarboxylate transporter substrate binding protein → MKKHLAGAIVLAFTAFLAQAQAQAQAQAQAQAADYPRRSITIIDPYPAGGSTDVLSRLLGEHMGRALGQPIVVEARPGAAGTIGSAQVARSRPDGYTLLVGNPGPNAIAASAFSRLPYDVEKDFAPIMIAATAPMLFCVPTASPLKTPADLVALGKSGKPANFGSSGPGGISHILGELFNRDAGTRFNHVPYKGAAPMSVAIMSGELDFGMLSGPDAIAHVRGGKMRCIATAGATRSPHFPDVPTWTEVGVPGVRIDLWFGYLAPAGTPAAVIDRLHGAMAAALASPAIKSRLDELSISVTASTPQAFAQRIRADRELYGGIVKAINLKLD, encoded by the coding sequence ATGAAAAAGCACCTTGCCGGCGCCATCGTCCTGGCCTTCACCGCATTCCTGGCCCAGGCCCAGGCCCAGGCCCAGGCCCAGGCCCAGGCCCAGGCGGCCGACTATCCACGCCGCAGTATCACCATCATCGACCCCTATCCCGCTGGCGGCAGCACCGACGTGCTGTCCCGCCTGCTGGGGGAGCACATGGGGCGTGCGCTGGGCCAGCCCATCGTGGTGGAGGCGCGGCCGGGCGCGGCGGGTACCATCGGCTCCGCCCAGGTGGCCCGTTCCCGACCGGACGGATACACGCTGCTGGTGGGCAATCCGGGGCCCAATGCCATCGCGGCCAGCGCCTTTTCCAGGCTGCCCTACGATGTGGAAAAGGACTTCGCGCCCATCATGATCGCCGCCACGGCGCCCATGCTGTTTTGCGTGCCCACGGCTTCGCCGCTGAAGACGCCGGCCGACCTGGTCGCGTTGGGCAAATCCGGCAAGCCCGCGAATTTCGGATCTTCGGGGCCTGGTGGCATATCGCACATCCTGGGCGAGCTGTTCAACCGCGATGCGGGCACGCGCTTCAACCACGTCCCCTACAAGGGGGCGGCACCCATGTCGGTCGCCATCATGTCGGGCGAACTGGACTTCGGCATGCTCAGCGGACCGGATGCCATCGCCCACGTGCGCGGTGGCAAGATGCGCTGCATTGCCACCGCGGGTGCCACGCGTTCGCCCCATTTCCCTGACGTACCCACCTGGACCGAGGTGGGGGTGCCCGGTGTCAGGATCGATCTGTGGTTCGGTTACCTGGCCCCCGCGGGAACGCCGGCGGCCGTGATCGACAGGCTGCATGGCGCCATGGCGGCCGCCCTGGCCAGCCCCGCCATCAAGAGCCGGCTCGATGAGCTGAGCATCTCCGTCACCGCCAGCACCCCGCAAGCCTTCGCCCAGCGCATCCGTGCCGACCGCGAGCTGTATGGCGGCATCGTCAAGGCGATCAACCTCAAGCTCGACTGA
- a CDS encoding AraC family transcriptional regulator: MQVHFDSSRVADRDNFASYSALTDRLMYPAARSTRARQPEGRMRLASADIAGLLLLELIRPPGRSARSLRHGRVDACFVSVLGAGPVVLDTGGYRTVQNVGDVIVWHADQPHEWRYEHGMSSICVRLPLNWTRIAGADGWRPRVLAGSSPLGILAASLVRQIAALPQPRCTQAARHLRSALLHGLSASLWAQEPITGDRLADARQYMQARLDDAELTPAQVAQALGLSTRSLARLFAAEGSTPSRWLWSERLAQAHRLLAQGEVGRVTDAALACGFTSFSHFSRAFRQAYGMAPSALLSRA; the protein is encoded by the coding sequence ATGCAGGTCCATTTCGACTCGTCGCGTGTCGCCGACCGCGACAACTTCGCCAGCTACAGCGCACTCACCGATCGCCTGATGTACCCTGCCGCGCGCAGCACCCGTGCCCGCCAGCCGGAGGGTCGCATGCGCCTGGCCAGCGCGGACATCGCAGGGCTGCTGCTGCTGGAGCTCATCCGTCCGCCAGGCCGCAGCGCGCGCAGCCTGCGGCACGGACGGGTGGATGCCTGCTTCGTTTCCGTCCTCGGTGCGGGACCGGTGGTCCTGGACACGGGCGGGTACCGCACCGTCCAGAACGTCGGCGACGTCATCGTGTGGCATGCCGACCAGCCGCACGAATGGCGCTATGAGCACGGCATGTCCAGCATCTGCGTGCGCCTGCCCCTGAACTGGACGCGCATCGCGGGAGCGGACGGGTGGCGCCCCAGGGTGCTGGCGGGCTCCAGTCCCCTGGGCATCCTGGCGGCCTCCCTGGTGCGCCAGATTGCAGCGCTGCCGCAGCCCCGCTGCACGCAGGCGGCCCGCCATCTGCGTTCGGCCCTGCTGCACGGGCTGTCTGCATCGCTGTGGGCCCAGGAGCCCATCACCGGCGATCGCCTGGCCGACGCCAGGCAGTACATGCAGGCGCGGCTGGATGATGCCGAACTGACGCCGGCGCAGGTCGCACAGGCGCTGGGACTTTCAACGCGCAGTCTCGCGCGCCTGTTCGCCGCCGAGGGATCTACCCCCAGCCGCTGGCTCTGGAGCGAGCGCCTGGCCCAGGCACACCGGCTGCTGGCGCAAGGCGAGGTCGGGCGTGTGACCGACGCGGCGCTGGCCTGCGGCTTCACGAGTTTTTCGCATTTCAGCCGTGCTTTCCGGCAGGCCTACGGCATGGCCCCCAGCGCCCTGCTCAGTCGAGCTTGA